In Deltaproteobacteria bacterium, the following are encoded in one genomic region:
- a CDS encoding ABC transporter permease — protein sequence MLNYIIRRLFVAVPVLLLISIIVFLLVHLLPGDPATVMLGEESTPEMIQALRAELGLDQPLHKQYLQWLTRCLSGDFGRSIQTRQPVSEALVQRLPVTIELTLLGFCVSIMIALPIAVASAVRPNSWIDVMGSAFATIGISMPSFWLGILLIYAFAVSLHLLPASGYVPLRESVVQNLLHMVLPAFTLGMWLSASAMRMIRAGMIDVLERPYIRTARAKGLSERRVLWHHALKNAFIPVVTILGLQLGRLMGGAVVTETIFAQPGVGQLAVKSIFMRDFPPVQAIVLVMAISMLLSSLVVDILYSFLDPRIRLR from the coding sequence ATGCTGAATTACATCATCCGCCGCCTCTTTGTAGCAGTCCCGGTTCTGCTGCTCATCAGCATCATCGTCTTCCTGCTCGTCCACCTCCTCCCCGGTGACCCGGCCACGGTGATGCTGGGAGAGGAGAGCACCCCTGAGATGATCCAGGCCTTGAGGGCCGAACTAGGCCTCGACCAACCTCTCCACAAGCAGTACCTCCAATGGCTGACCCGATGTCTCTCCGGAGACTTCGGCCGTTCCATTCAGACCAGACAGCCCGTGAGCGAGGCATTGGTCCAGCGGCTCCCTGTAACGATCGAGCTGACCCTGCTCGGCTTCTGCGTCTCGATCATGATAGCTCTGCCCATTGCCGTTGCCAGCGCAGTGCGCCCCAATTCCTGGATAGATGTTATGGGCAGCGCGTTTGCCACAATCGGTATCTCAATGCCTTCCTTCTGGCTGGGAATCTTGCTGATCTATGCCTTTGCCGTCAGCCTCCATCTACTACCGGCATCGGGCTATGTTCCCCTCAGGGAGAGCGTGGTCCAGAATCTCCTGCACATGGTTCTGCCGGCTTTCACCCTCGGTATGTGGCTCAGTGCGTCGGCAATGCGCATGATCAGGGCCGGAATGATCGACGTGCTCGAACGCCCTTACATCCGCACGGCTAGAGCCAAGGGCCTTTCCGAGAGAAGGGTTCTATGGCATCACGCCCTCAAGAATGCGTTTATCCCTGTTGTCACTATTCTCGGCCTCCAGTTGGGGCGCCTGATGGGTGGCGCCGTGGTGACAGAAACGATCTTTGCCCAGCCGGGCGTCGGCCAATTGGCGGTCAAATCGATCTTCATGCGCGATTTCCCCCCGGTACAGGCGATCGTTCTGGTTATGGCGATCTCTATGCTTTTGAGTAGCCTGGTCGTCGATATCCTTTACTCGTTCTTGGATCCAAGGATAAGGCTCAGATAG
- a CDS encoding ABC transporter permease: MEAVTMITERVGKLFGWRTNVLPLFRRFPLLVCGIAVLVVVTVAAIAAPLLSPYDPLGVDLSAMLEPPNTRHLLGTDDLGRDLLSRIIYGGRISLSVSVGSVSISLGVGLLIGLITGYWGGWIDTVLMRLMDAILAFPSLVLALAIAAALGAKLVNTAIAIGIVYIPQFARLARGQVLAVRGLEYIQASRGLGASNTRIILSHILPNIAMPLIVQVTLSLGYAILAEAALSFLGVGVQPPQAAWGTMLRMGYPYLDTAPWLAIVPGAAIFVVVMAFTFVGDGIGNLLGGGSRR; this comes from the coding sequence ATGGAAGCAGTGACCATGATCACCGAGAGAGTCGGGAAGCTGTTCGGGTGGAGGACAAACGTTCTCCCCCTTTTCAGGCGTTTTCCCCTGCTGGTTTGCGGGATAGCGGTTCTTGTGGTGGTAACCGTCGCCGCCATCGCGGCACCCCTGCTCTCCCCTTACGATCCCCTCGGCGTCGATCTCTCTGCAATGCTGGAGCCCCCGAATACCCGCCATCTTTTGGGAACCGACGATCTCGGTCGAGACCTCCTGAGCCGGATCATCTACGGCGGGAGGATCTCGCTGAGCGTTTCGGTCGGGTCCGTATCGATCTCCCTCGGCGTGGGACTCCTGATCGGACTCATAACAGGTTACTGGGGCGGATGGATCGACACGGTACTGATGCGGCTGATGGACGCCATCCTGGCCTTTCCCTCCCTGGTACTAGCCCTCGCCATAGCCGCAGCTCTGGGGGCGAAACTCGTCAACACGGCCATCGCCATCGGAATCGTCTACATCCCTCAGTTCGCCCGATTGGCACGAGGACAGGTGCTGGCGGTCCGCGGGCTCGAGTACATCCAGGCTTCAAGGGGTCTCGGTGCTTCCAATACCAGGATCATCTTGAGTCATATTCTCCCTAACATCGCGATGCCTCTTATCGTCCAGGTAACGCTTTCTCTGGGATACGCCATCCTCGCCGAAGCCGCTCTCAGTTTCCTCGGTGTCGGGGTTCAGCCACCCCAGGCCGCATGGGGCACCATGCTCAGGATGGGCTATCCATACCTGGACACGGCACCCTGGCTCGCCATCGTGCCGGGAGCCGCGATATTCGTCGTCGTAATGGCCTTCACCTTCGTGGGAGATGGAATAGGCAATCTCCTTGGAGGCGGGTCAAGGAGATAA
- a CDS encoding xanthine dehydrogenase family protein subunit M, translated as MMLRLPRFDYERPTRLDDAIGLLADRDGDSRILAGGTDLIVQMKKGVLNADLIVDIKSIPQLAEISLDPKGNLAIGANVTLSALEGWITTESKWAGLLMAVRTIGSEQVRNRATVAGNICRASPSGDMAPMLMVMDAKVKIKGPNGYRALPLDGFFAGPGQTVLSPGEIVTSILVPKPSGRFSAVYLKHGTRRAMDLAIVGTAVSISMDDSGKNVLQARIALGAVAPTPIRVPDGERLLVQEGFSESVVREIASMAADRSRPITDMRSTDSYRYEMVKVNVRRALGQAWAGAASRGERTS; from the coding sequence ATGATGCTGAGACTGCCGAGGTTCGATTATGAGCGGCCGACGAGGTTGGACGACGCCATCGGATTGCTGGCCGACAGGGACGGAGATTCAAGGATTCTCGCTGGAGGAACCGACCTGATTGTGCAGATGAAGAAGGGCGTCTTGAACGCGGATCTCATCGTGGACATAAAGTCGATCCCTCAACTCGCGGAGATCTCTCTGGATCCGAAGGGAAACCTGGCCATAGGAGCCAACGTGACCCTTTCGGCACTCGAGGGTTGGATCACGACGGAAAGCAAATGGGCAGGCCTGCTGATGGCTGTGCGGACCATCGGTTCCGAGCAGGTGCGCAACCGTGCCACCGTTGCCGGGAACATCTGCAGGGCCTCTCCTTCTGGAGACATGGCTCCCATGCTGATGGTCATGGACGCGAAGGTGAAGATCAAGGGCCCCAATGGGTATCGAGCTCTTCCCCTGGATGGGTTTTTCGCGGGCCCCGGCCAAACCGTGCTCTCCCCCGGGGAGATCGTAACGTCCATCCTGGTCCCCAAGCCTTCAGGGCGTTTCTCGGCCGTGTATCTGAAGCATGGAACCCGCCGCGCCATGGATCTCGCCATAGTCGGCACAGCCGTGAGTATCAGCATGGATGATAGCGGGAAGAACGTCCTCCAGGCGAGGATTGCCCTGGGGGCCGTGGCTCCCACACCCATAAGGGTTCCGGACGGGGAGAGGCTCCTCGTTCAAGAGGGATTCTCGGAGAGTGTCGTCCGGGAGATTGCTTCGATGGCGGCAGACCGCTCCCGGCCGATTACCGATATGAGGTCCACGGACAGTTATAGGTACGAGATGGTGAAGGTCAATGTCAGAAGGGCGCTCGGGCAGGCTTGGGCCGGAGCAGCAAGCAGAGGGGAGAGGACTTCATGA
- a CDS encoding (2Fe-2S)-binding protein — protein sequence MKPIAFHLNGEKVSIAVEPHWTLLQVLRDVLHLTGTHRGCETGDCGACTVILDGLAVNSCLILAVEVEGRSVVTIEGLAREGELDPVQKAFVDRGAIQCGFCTPGMVMASKALLQKNPSPTREEISFRLAGNICRCTGYTKIIEAVIAASKTGNSQK from the coding sequence ATGAAACCCATCGCTTTCCACTTGAACGGAGAGAAAGTCAGCATAGCCGTGGAACCCCATTGGACCCTCTTGCAGGTTCTAAGAGACGTCCTGCATCTGACCGGTACCCATCGGGGATGTGAAACAGGGGACTGCGGCGCATGCACGGTGATCCTGGACGGCCTGGCCGTAAACTCCTGTCTGATTCTCGCAGTCGAGGTCGAAGGTAGGTCTGTAGTGACAATCGAAGGCCTTGCGAGAGAGGGGGAGTTGGACCCGGTTCAAAAGGCATTCGTGGACAGGGGGGCCATCCAGTGTGGATTCTGCACCCCAGGGATGGTCATGGCTTCAAAGGCATTGCTCCAGAAAAACCCCTCGCCTACCAGGGAGGAAATCTCCTTCAGACTCGCGGGGAACATCTGTCGTTGCACGGGTTATACAAAAATCATCGAAGCCGTGATTGCGGCGTCCAAGACGGGGAATAGCCAGAAATGA
- a CDS encoding molybdopterin-dependent oxidoreductase: MKENVTGYHVVGKSVTRLDAVEKVTGHGEYIPDLHRPNMLHGAMLRSPIPHGRILDVDTARAKRLPGVKAVITGRDIPDTFLGFQIAQANKRPLCLDKVRYVGDEIAAVAAESEETAREACSLIRVQFEPLPAVFDPESSLEPEAPLVHEDKPRNISGEVHKVFGDVEEGFARAFRVFESTFRTTGVAHCCMETRGALAEFDMQGRVTLWSTTQFPHVLRDIMSRVLDMPVGKIRVRKAFIGGGFGSRQSMDSVDPVCVLLAQKTGRPVRIVKTRPEELVSDRIRYPMIIKLKTGVKETGELLARKVEILTDGGAYNDQGLAVTTSAGSKITGLYRVPNVEIDGMVVFTNKVWGGAFRGYGNPQITFAIESQMDEIAEELGMGKLELRLLNANRQGDVTVAGARYVSCGFTECLEKSTAAAGWKDGEKTKHEVGKGPKLRGMGMAGMIHTGGGGISAHGGNFSSAFIKVEEDGSVDLLTGVPDVGQGSDTVLAQIAAEEIGVSMEAMRIHAGDTAITPSTQGVRGSRETFVAGNAVRIAARKAKDELLKRGSSMLGVGKEELEVADGRIYVRSNPGRYVTVAQAAALPMFDRASAFPMGVPVVASSCYVDPVSKPSDRETGYGNICPTWVFGAQVAEVEVDRETGQVTVIRVIAAHDVGKAINPCAVEGQFEGAIVQGIGMALSERIIWQDGAVANRYLGDYKLPTTMDTPGIETILVETNDPYGPFGAKGVGEAAIVPTAAAIANAVYDATGVRIRELPITAEKVLAALKQKGG, encoded by the coding sequence ATGAAAGAGAATGTGACAGGGTATCACGTCGTCGGGAAGAGCGTGACGAGACTCGATGCTGTGGAAAAGGTGACCGGCCATGGAGAATACATCCCTGACCTCCATCGCCCAAACATGCTGCATGGTGCGATGCTGAGGAGCCCCATTCCCCACGGCAGGATCCTCGATGTCGACACGGCCCGGGCAAAACGCCTCCCCGGCGTGAAAGCCGTCATTACCGGGAGAGACATCCCGGACACCTTCCTGGGGTTCCAGATCGCGCAGGCGAACAAGCGGCCCCTGTGTCTGGACAAGGTCCGTTACGTGGGAGATGAGATAGCCGCCGTTGCCGCCGAAAGCGAAGAAACAGCCAGGGAGGCCTGTTCCCTGATCAGAGTTCAGTTCGAACCCCTTCCCGCTGTCTTCGATCCAGAATCCTCATTGGAACCCGAGGCGCCGCTCGTTCATGAGGACAAGCCAAGAAACATCTCCGGAGAGGTTCACAAGGTTTTCGGAGACGTCGAAGAGGGCTTTGCAAGGGCCTTCCGTGTTTTTGAGTCGACTTTCAGGACAACAGGTGTTGCCCACTGCTGTATGGAGACACGGGGCGCCTTGGCTGAGTTCGACATGCAAGGGCGGGTCACACTCTGGTCTACGACCCAGTTTCCCCATGTTCTCCGGGATATCATGTCTCGGGTGCTCGACATGCCTGTCGGAAAGATTCGCGTGCGCAAGGCTTTCATCGGCGGAGGATTCGGGAGCCGCCAGTCGATGGATTCGGTGGATCCGGTCTGTGTCTTGCTGGCCCAGAAAACCGGGAGACCCGTCAGGATCGTCAAGACCAGACCAGAGGAGCTGGTATCGGACCGGATCCGCTATCCAATGATAATCAAGCTCAAGACCGGCGTCAAAGAAACGGGAGAACTCCTGGCCAGAAAGGTGGAAATCCTTACGGACGGCGGCGCTTACAATGATCAGGGACTCGCCGTGACAACCAGCGCGGGCTCGAAGATCACCGGTCTCTATCGTGTCCCAAACGTGGAGATCGACGGCATGGTGGTGTTCACCAATAAGGTCTGGGGCGGGGCTTTCCGCGGTTACGGCAATCCCCAAATCACCTTTGCCATCGAATCGCAGATGGATGAAATCGCAGAAGAGCTGGGGATGGGGAAACTCGAGCTCCGGCTCCTCAACGCCAACAGGCAGGGTGATGTGACCGTTGCAGGAGCGAGATACGTGAGCTGCGGCTTTACCGAATGCCTCGAAAAGAGCACGGCCGCGGCAGGCTGGAAGGACGGGGAAAAAACAAAGCACGAAGTCGGGAAGGGCCCGAAGCTCCGCGGGATGGGAATGGCAGGGATGATCCATACAGGGGGCGGGGGTATCAGCGCCCACGGCGGCAATTTCTCGTCGGCCTTCATCAAGGTCGAGGAAGACGGGTCCGTGGATCTGCTGACCGGCGTTCCGGATGTCGGGCAGGGCTCTGACACTGTCCTCGCACAGATCGCCGCAGAGGAAATTGGCGTCTCCATGGAGGCCATGAGAATCCACGCAGGGGACACGGCCATCACCCCCTCGACCCAGGGCGTTCGGGGATCACGGGAGACATTCGTGGCCGGCAACGCCGTCAGAATCGCCGCGAGGAAGGCGAAAGACGAACTCCTGAAAAGGGGTTCTTCCATGCTGGGAGTGGGAAAAGAAGAACTCGAGGTGGCAGATGGGAGAATCTACGTGAGATCGAATCCCGGCAGATACGTCACCGTTGCCCAGGCCGCCGCGTTGCCCATGTTTGACCGGGCCTCCGCCTTTCCCATGGGGGTGCCCGTCGTAGCAAGCAGCTGCTATGTGGACCCGGTGAGCAAGCCCTCTGACCGTGAAACCGGGTACGGGAACATCTGCCCCACCTGGGTGTTCGGGGCCCAGGTAGCAGAGGTCGAAGTCGATCGTGAAACAGGACAGGTGACCGTCATACGGGTGATTGCGGCTCACGATGTGGGAAAAGCGATAAATCCCTGTGCCGTCGAGGGGCAGTTCGAAGGGGCGATCGTTCAGGGCATAGGAATGGCTCTCTCTGAGAGGATCATCTGGCAGGATGGAGCGGTGGCGAACCGGTACCTCGGGGACTACAAGCTCCCCACTACTATGGACACTCCTGGTATAGAGACCATTCTTGTCGAGACGAATGACCCTTACGGGCCGTTCGGGGCCAAGGGTGTGGGAGAGGCGGCCATAGTTCCCACGGCCGCTGCCATAGCGAACGCCGTTTACGACGCAACTGGTGTCAGGATCAGGGAACTGCCGATAACAGCCGAAAAAGTGCTAGCGGCTCTGAAGCAGAAAGGAGGCTGA
- a CDS encoding DUF169 domain-containing protein, which produces MEARLCRKLQDTLCLEKKPVVVALSDRSPEGVERFKGEQKACEFIDTVREEDRPFYTTLENQSCRNGNYYLGLAPPFEGLITGEHNAGENGRGLVGSPGAFRRLLSGYEIVPTGTVSVITYAPLDRVPFSDRFGGQVVVVSCLPRQALLLLRGANFRTGHTVPGLTGPSTCSSVIAAPLLRGQVHYSLGCFGLRLFTKIRDEELVVGIPREELVEVVEGLERFLEGRPDLGVQEKQNRETEHG; this is translated from the coding sequence GTGGAAGCACGTCTTTGTCGAAAATTGCAGGATACGCTCTGCCTTGAGAAAAAACCCGTGGTCGTTGCCCTCTCCGACCGCTCTCCCGAGGGGGTGGAAAGATTCAAAGGCGAGCAAAAGGCCTGCGAGTTTATCGATACGGTCCGTGAGGAGGATCGCCCCTTTTACACGACCCTGGAAAACCAGTCTTGCAGAAACGGCAACTACTATCTCGGGTTGGCTCCACCCTTCGAAGGGTTGATCACCGGTGAGCACAACGCCGGTGAAAACGGCCGCGGACTGGTCGGGTCCCCCGGAGCCTTCAGACGCCTCCTTTCGGGGTATGAGATCGTACCCACCGGTACTGTTTCCGTAATCACCTATGCTCCGTTGGATAGGGTTCCATTCTCGGACCGGTTCGGCGGGCAGGTGGTGGTCGTCAGCTGCCTGCCCAGACAGGCACTGCTGTTGTTGAGGGGTGCCAACTTCAGGACCGGCCACACCGTCCCCGGCTTGACGGGCCCATCCACGTGCTCCAGCGTCATTGCGGCCCCCTTGCTCCGCGGTCAGGTCCACTACTCCCTGGGATGCTTTGGACTCAGGCTCTTCACCAAGATTCGAGACGAAGAACTCGTTGTCGGCATCCCCCGGGAAGAGCTGGTGGAGGTGGTGGAAGGGTTGGAGCGGTTTCTCGAGGGGAGACCGGACTTGGGTGTCCAAGAAAAACAGAATAGGGAGACGGAACACGGCTGA